One genomic segment of Candidatus Eisenbacteria bacterium includes these proteins:
- the pal gene encoding peptidoglycan-associated lipoprotein Pal, whose protein sequence is MIPLVVSCGGKKKAPPPTPTQKETPRETVAPVPEEKPAEAPAAYEFVDINFDFDKHDLKPGAQKILAQHAKVLSENKGWRVRIEGHCDERGTVEYNLGLGERRANAAKNYLVQYGVDAANITTVTYGKERPKDRRSNEEGWAINRRAEFHVTK, encoded by the coding sequence ATGATTCCGCTCGTTGTCTCCTGCGGCGGGAAGAAGAAGGCTCCGCCGCCGACGCCGACGCAGAAGGAGACGCCGAGGGAGACGGTGGCGCCGGTCCCCGAGGAGAAGCCGGCCGAGGCGCCTGCCGCGTACGAGTTCGTCGACATCAACTTCGATTTCGACAAGCACGACCTCAAGCCGGGCGCGCAGAAGATCCTCGCCCAGCACGCGAAGGTTCTTTCGGAGAACAAGGGCTGGAGGGTGAGGATCGAGGGACACTGCGACGAGCGCGGCACGGTCGAGTACAACCTCGGGCTCGGCGAGCGGCGGGCGAACGCCGCCAAGAACTACCTCGTGCAGTACGGCGTGGACGCGGCCAACATCACGACCGTCACGTACGGGAAGGAGAGGCCGAAGGACAGGCGCAGCAACGAAGAGGGCTGGGCGATCAATCGGCGCGCCGAGTTCCACGTGACCAAGTAG
- the tolB gene encoding Tol-Pal system beta propeller repeat protein TolB has protein sequence MSSVSRGSIVLLLMLLPGTVLGQTEVWLGVTKLRATRIPIGVRSFGGDPALAATLEETVVRDLSIAGFFEMIPWNSDDTLRARAVVSGTADAERGSLEGLLDQAPGGRRIVARRYGIESEGPRGAAHRFSDDVIYHLTGERGLSRTRIVFSRTDGRVADLYAVDWDGANLRRILGNGSLNITPRWSPDGGKVLYTSYIRGEPDIYWMDAGGGAGGPVVQSLGMSSAPAWSPDGKRIAFMMSRDGNSEIYLMNRDGKGLRRLTYHDGIDTSPSWAPNGRQIVFVSDRSGRPQIYRMNDDGSDVTRLTYSGGYNASPKWSPLGDRIVYVSREEGGFQVRVLDMTDQESYLLTLGSGSNEDPEWSPDGRHIVFSSSRTGERKLYVMLADGSDVRLLASGDGGDYSPSWSPRPRN, from the coding sequence TTGTCTTCCGTTTCGAGAGGTAGCATCGTTCTTCTCCTGATGCTTCTCCCGGGGACGGTCCTCGGCCAGACCGAGGTCTGGCTCGGGGTCACCAAGCTCCGCGCGACGCGCATCCCGATCGGGGTTCGCTCCTTCGGCGGGGACCCGGCGCTCGCGGCGACCCTGGAGGAGACGGTCGTTCGCGATCTTTCGATCGCGGGGTTCTTCGAGATGATCCCGTGGAACTCGGACGACACCCTTCGGGCGCGTGCCGTCGTCTCCGGAACGGCGGACGCGGAGAGGGGATCGCTCGAGGGGCTTCTCGATCAAGCGCCCGGAGGGCGGAGGATCGTCGCGCGCCGATACGGGATCGAGTCGGAAGGGCCGAGGGGGGCCGCGCACCGCTTCTCCGACGACGTGATCTACCACCTCACCGGGGAGAGAGGGCTCTCGCGAACCCGGATCGTCTTCTCGCGGACGGACGGCCGCGTCGCCGACCTTTACGCGGTCGATTGGGACGGCGCGAACCTCCGGCGGATCCTCGGGAACGGCTCTTTGAACATCACGCCGCGCTGGTCCCCGGACGGCGGAAAAGTCCTTTATACATCCTATATACGCGGCGAGCCGGACATCTACTGGATGGACGCGGGCGGCGGTGCGGGAGGGCCGGTCGTGCAGTCGCTCGGCATGAGCAGCGCCCCGGCTTGGTCCCCCGACGGGAAGCGGATCGCCTTCATGATGTCCCGGGACGGGAACTCGGAGATCTACCTGATGAACCGGGACGGGAAGGGCCTCCGCCGCCTCACCTATCACGACGGGATCGACACCTCGCCCTCGTGGGCGCCGAATGGCCGGCAGATCGTCTTCGTCTCCGATCGGTCGGGAAGGCCGCAGATCTACCGGATGAACGACGACGGCTCCGATGTCACGCGCCTCACCTACTCGGGCGGGTACAACGCCTCCCCCAAGTGGTCCCCCCTGGGGGATCGGATCGTTTACGTCTCGCGGGAGGAAGGCGGATTCCAGGTACGAGTTCTTGACATGACCGATCAAGAATCGTACCTTCTTACGCTTGGAAGCGGAAGCAACGAGGATCCGGAGTGGTCTCCGGATGGCCGGCACATTGTTTTCTCTTCGTCCCGTACCGGGGAGAGAAAGCTTTACGTGATGCTCGCCGACGGGAGCGACGTGCGGCTTCTCGCATCGGGTGACGGGGGAGATTACTCACCATCCTGGTCCCCCCGGCCGAGGAACTAG
- the ybgF gene encoding tol-pal system protein YbgF: MNRITSALSLLAAASVFAGCYGRALVRGPITTEESAESIARIREDQIESEKRLARLETLAAEQASLLRELRAGWTADREESLRRAQNLEQRIVESMDRVQRVEGKVDRLLYRSGQAPPPEAGRPADTTAVAIDPKPLYDAAYLDLIRGNYRAARAGFEAFLEAYPASALSDDASYWIGECFLAEGDPREAANHFQRVARDFPDSERVAAALLKLATCYLDLGEKQEARKVLTRIIEEHPNAVEASLAKERLRGTG; encoded by the coding sequence GTGAATCGCATAACGAGCGCCTTGTCTCTTCTCGCGGCGGCGTCGGTGTTCGCGGGATGCTACGGCAGGGCGCTCGTGCGCGGTCCGATCACGACCGAGGAGAGCGCGGAGTCGATCGCGCGCATCCGAGAAGACCAGATCGAATCGGAGAAGCGACTGGCCCGCCTCGAAACCCTGGCCGCAGAGCAAGCCTCGCTCCTCCGCGAGCTACGGGCGGGCTGGACGGCGGATCGGGAGGAGAGCCTCCGCAGGGCGCAGAACCTCGAACAGCGAATTGTGGAGAGCATGGACCGGGTGCAGCGCGTCGAGGGGAAGGTGGATCGTCTCCTCTATCGTTCGGGCCAAGCCCCGCCTCCGGAGGCGGGCCGCCCGGCGGACACCACCGCGGTCGCGATCGATCCGAAGCCGCTCTACGACGCCGCCTATCTCGACCTCATCCGCGGAAACTACCGGGCCGCGCGCGCGGGATTCGAGGCGTTCCTCGAGGCGTATCCGGCGAGCGCGCTCTCCGACGACGCGAGCTACTGGATCGGGGAGTGCTTCCTCGCGGAAGGAGATCCGCGCGAGGCGGCGAACCACTTTCAGCGTGTTGCCAGGGACTTCCCCGACTCGGAGCGAGTGGCCGCGGCTCTTCTCAAGCTCGCGACCTGCTACCTCGACCTCGGAGAGAAACAGGAAGCGCGGAAGGTCCTCACGCGAATCATCGAGGAGCATCCGAACGCGGTGGAAGCCTCCCTCGCGAAGGAGAGGCTTCGCGGGACCGGTTGA